From Coccinella septempunctata chromosome 4, icCocSept1.1, whole genome shotgun sequence, a single genomic window includes:
- the LOC123312105 gene encoding endocuticle structural glycoprotein SgAbd-8-like, which produces MKSIFLIVAALCATCYAQQLSTKEPIPIVKYINEGVGPEGAYQWGFEAANGIAAEEQGSLKNAGTENESIQVQGSARWTSEDGTPIELTYVADENGFQPRGAHLPTPPPIPVAIQRSLDWIAAHPQQEENQRFAASNQQSVFKQRKY; this is translated from the exons ATGAAATCG ATTTTCCTTATTGTAGCTGCACTTTGTGCCACTTGCTATGCACAACAGCTCTCCACGAAGGAACCTATTCCAATTGTCAAATATATCAATGAAGGTGTAGGACCTGAGGGGGCTTATCAATGGGG GTTTGAAGCGGCCAATGGTATTGCAGCTGAAGAACAAGGCTCTCTCAAGAATGCCGGCACAGAAAATGAATCTATTCAAGTCCAAGGATCTGCAAGATGGACTTCTGAAGATGGAACTCCAATCGAACTCACTTACGTTGCCGACGAAAATGGATTCCAACCAAGAGGGGCCCATCTTCCTACTCCTCCACCAATCCCAGTAGCAATTCAGAGGTCACTAGACTGGATCGCAGCACATCCTCAGCAAGAAGAGAATCAGAGGTTTGCCGCCAGTAATCAACAATCTGTCTTCAAACAGAGAAAATACTGA